GAGATTTTTCATGATTCATCGAGGCATCTCTACGTGTTAGATTTTATTAATGGTAATCTTGCATTAATGAATAATCGTCCTGTTGCTATTCAACATTACGATCTACACCCTGCAAATATAATCGTTAAGCACAAAAAGCTTGTTGGTATGATTGATTTGCAGAAAATCACTATTGCTGACCCTTATCATGAATTTTATAAAATGGAGTATTTCACAACACCTATTAGTCAAGCATATGCTTGTGGTATCATCGGTGGCTATCATCAGGATGGTGTGCCAACATTATTTTGGCAACTTCATCGCCTATATGCAGCAATACATATTATTTCTGCTGAAGTATGGGGACATATGGTTGCTTTAGATCAAAAGGATAAATTTATGCGCCATACACTTAGAACGCTAGATGAATGGGACGATTTCAAAAGAGAGATTCCTAGTTGGTATAATAGCGTTCGTTAAAGAGATTAATAATGATATATTAGGTAGCTTAGTTATATTTTTTGTATATTTGATAAACATGAAACCTGCTTGAAGATAATAGAATGTATTATCAAATAGTCCTTTAAAGGAGGCTACGATTAAATTGGATCAAAAAGAAGTTTTATTAGAACAAATGATAACTTGTCATGAGCAAAAGAATTGGTTTGTACCACTTACTGTTGCCCTTAAAGGGGTTTCAGCGGATCAGGCTATGTGGAAAGAATGGGACAGCAACTCCATATGGGAAATAGTTAACCATTTAACTTTTTGGAATGAGCGATATTTGAAGTTTTTTAAGGGGGCTCCACTACCTAAAGGTAAAGTCGTTAATGAAGATACATTTGATTTGTCTAAGGTGAATGATTCTAACGAAGAATGGGCAGCTGCAGTATCTCATCTTTGTAACATCATGTCTGAATGGATAGCTGTGGTGAAAGAAAGTGATCAAGATAAACTTTATAGCATTGCGCATATTGAGTCTGGTACATCATGGTCTTCGATGATTGCTAACTTCAATACTCATAATGCATATCATATTGGCCAAATTGTTCAAATACGAAAGATACAAGGGGTATGGGATTCATCAGCTGGAGTCAACTAAATTCTTAAATTTTAAGCTGTTCCCATTTGCTGACAGCATCTTTTGTTAAGGTAGCTGCGTAATAATGGAAAATAAAGAAATTTACAAGGGCGAAAAACAGCTAAGCTTTGTGATAGTAGGTCTAAAATCAGTATCTCCATAAAAATGGTAAGAGTCCCAAAATGTCGAAACTGATACATAACCACTAGCTGCATAAAGAATAGCTGTTTTCATTGGATCTAGGAATGTAAATGATTTGAAAGTTACTAATGCCATCTTCAATATATGTTTTACAAGTCAAACAAAATGCCCATGAGAGAATAGATGATTACAGTTGAAAATAAAATAGTCATATGGAAAAGAGAAAATATAAACATTGACTTTGCCCATTTTTCTGAATCCATTCTTTTATAACCATAAATACTTAAAACAAGCCATGAAATACTTAACAGAAGTGCTACGAGCATTAACCCGGTGCTTAAAGATACGAAAAGAAAACTAATTAAAATTAATACAACTAAGTAGACATTTGTTTGTATATACGTTCTTTTAACTCCTTTGATTACTGGAAGCATTGGAACATTTGCAGCTTTATATTCACTGTGTTTCCGTATAGCAATAGCATAGAAGTGAGGCATTTGCCAAATAACTGTAATGACAAAAAGGCCGAGAATGGCAGGGTGTGTAATGTCTGGATAAATAGCAGCCCAACCTATGAGTGGGGGCATTGCCCCAGAAATACTTCCAATCTCTGTATTGTAAATTGTTCTTCTTTTGCTCCACATCGTATAGGGGACAACATAAAAAAATAAGCCCAAAAACCCGAGAAGTGCTGCTAAAGGAGTCGCTAATGATAATATTATTATTCCAATGATGGACATGAAGCTACCTAGCCATAGAACGTTCTTAGGCTGTATTTCTCCTGTCACAGTGGGTCTGTTTTTTGTTCTTTCCATTATTGAATCAATATCTCTGTCATACAAATTATTAAAAGCTCCAGCCGCACCCATTACTAAAATAGAACCGATGGTAGCATAAATTATTTCTGGTATTTTCTCAATGAGACTCAATTGATACGTATATAAAGCCAATGTCAACCCCGCAAACATAGGGAACAGATTGGATTTAATGATCCCAGTCTTAACAGTTTGCGCTAAAATTTGCGATAATGTACGCTTTGACATTGTTAAGTTTTCTTCCTTATTCATGATGACCCTCTTCTCTTTGAACTAGATGATCTGAACGTTTATTACTATACTCGAGAATAACATGATTGATGTGGATCTACAAAATTAAAAGCTTACATTTTACATTTCATATTGAATTTACAAACTAATTGGTATGTTTGTCAAGAGAAGGGAGTTATAACTTATCTATTTGAAAAAATGGTTATGTTATGCAATGTTGTCATTTTGCAAGAGTGTACTCTGCTGGTGAAAAAATTACGATGATGGTAAGGTCTTTTTTTATGTCATAAAATTGATGTTTCACATTTTTCTCTACAAATACAAAAGATCCGTCCTTAACTGTAAAGTGATTCTCCCCGACGAACATTTGTGATTCACCACTTATGATAAAATAAAGCTCATCCTCTGTATGTGGTTGTTGAGTATCAATCTCACCAGCTTTTAGCTCATATATACCTACACTCATTGAAGAGGTATTAAAAAACTCATTATATGAGTGTTCTGAGCCTTTGAATTTATTAATCAACTCTTGTAGGTTAAATATATTCTTCATTACGAATCAGCTCCTTATTAATCATTTATTATTCTGAATATTCTATAATGTATTAATGTATTTTACAATTACATCTATATTTAAAATGAAAAAACGAATATTTGAAGATAACTTGTTTTTGGGAATAGCTATTATTCGGGTTATAAAATGGGGAATTCTACATTTTGGTAAAGGATGTTTTCTAAATGGTATTAATTTGATAACAATATCAACAAAGAAAAAAAGCCTTAGTAATCCTTGTTTTCGCATAAATTGTTGCTTGTCGTAATAGAGCTAAATACGATTATGATTAACGGTCATGGCATTTTTTCTATTTTTAAAATCTATATCCGCTCTTAAAACTCATCATACTGCTTATTTTTAATAACAATAGAACAAAGTTAAAAAAGCCTTAGTAATAGTTGCTTGTCGTAATAGAGCTAAATACGATTATAACTAACGTTCGTGGCATTTTTTTCATTTTTAAAATCTATGTGCCCTCATAAAAGTCATCATACTCCCCATTTTTAATATCATATCAACAAAGTTAAAATGCCTTAGTAAATGTAATACAATGT
This region of Cytobacillus sp. IB215665 genomic DNA includes:
- a CDS encoding phosphotransferase → MAEPSVCWDELWTKRVERLSPQYKEIFHDSSRHLYVLDFINGNLALMNNRPVAIQHYDLHPANIIVKHKKLVGMIDLQKITIADPYHEFYKMEYFTTPISQAYACGIIGGYHQDGVPTLFWQLHRLYAAIHIISAEVWGHMVALDQKDKFMRHTLRTLDEWDDFKREIPSWYNSVR
- a CDS encoding cupin domain-containing protein; protein product: MKNIFNLQELINKFKGSEHSYNEFFNTSSMSVGIYELKAGEIDTQQPHTEDELYFIISGESQMFVGENHFTVKDGSFVFVEKNVKHQFYDIKKDLTIIVIFSPAEYTLAK
- a CDS encoding DinB family protein; this translates as MDQKEVLLEQMITCHEQKNWFVPLTVALKGVSADQAMWKEWDSNSIWEIVNHLTFWNERYLKFFKGAPLPKGKVVNEDTFDLSKVNDSNEEWAAAVSHLCNIMSEWIAVVKESDQDKLYSIAHIESGTSWSSMIANFNTHNAYHIGQIVQIRKIQGVWDSSAGVN
- the cyoE gene encoding heme o synthase; its protein translation is MNKEENLTMSKRTLSQILAQTVKTGIIKSNLFPMFAGLTLALYTYQLSLIEKIPEIIYATIGSILVMGAAGAFNNLYDRDIDSIMERTKNRPTVTGEIQPKNVLWLGSFMSIIGIIILSLATPLAALLGFLGLFFYVVPYTMWSKRRTIYNTEIGSISGAMPPLIGWAAIYPDITHPAILGLFVITVIWQMPHFYAIAIRKHSEYKAANVPMLPVIKGVKRTYIQTNVYLVVLILISFLFVSLSTGLMLVALLLSISWLVLSIYGYKRMDSEKWAKSMFIFSLFHMTILFSTVIIYSLMGILFDL